GAACGTCTTTGTATATTCATCGTGAAAAACCTCTTTTTATGTGTTCTAGGTTAACTAAAGCGACCACATACATAGTATCGATGAATATTCTATCCGCCACTGATTTCTCCGCTTAGATATGCATCAATATTTTTAGAGAAATCCTTTGGGCCTTGAATTTTGATTTGTCTTAATTTTGCCATCAGATTGCCTTTTCCCCCGGAGTTTTTTGATTTCGAGAACTCCTTTAGCAATTGATGCAAATCTTCCAGACGTTCTTCCGGTATGTTGTCAATTTCTTTTTTAATCGTTTCTTTTGAAATCATCACTTTACCCTCTTGAATTCTTAGGTCATTTAACTGAATTTAGCAAATGAATGGTCTCAAGTCAAATAGAAATTTTTGAACGGAGCTAAGCTGGAGCACCTTGTGCGGCATCCGGAAGGGTTGTCATGGAGCAGGGACTATTGGGGCTTCTTGCGATATTCCGTGGTCAACATGCCGGCAAAGCCCCAATTATCTGTTTCGACTTCATCGATGACGATATGAATGTGCTCGGGTTTCTTACCCAGAGTCTTAACAAGGGAATTGGTGATATCCCGGACAATCTGCTCCTTCTGAGATTTTGTAACGCCGTCTTTGGTGATTTTTACATTTACGTATGGCATTATTTGTTTTATATTTTTCTAGTCAACAATATTTGCTTCTTGTTTCTGACGCCAAATAGTGAAATCTGAATTGCCATCATTCTCCCTGAGGTATGATATCTCAGGTGATTCTTCGGCGATTTCCCTTAACACATGCTCGTTTTGGTCTGAACTGGACACGCAACGAGTGTCGGCGAGAGGGCGGCGAATCGACTCGACTGAAACACCGGCCTTCAAAGCATTCATCACACCAACGGCCTCAAGGTAATTATCCACGATGAACAACTTTCCCGATTGGAAGGGGTAGTCTTCCAAACAATTCTGCATCCGGTTTTTATTCTCCCGTACTGCTATCACCGGAATACCCTGCTCCATAGCTGCCAAAGTCGGCAGCCCAACACAGCCGTCTGGAATGATGAGGCAGGAGATGTCAGCGTTGGTTAGGACACCGGAGTGGCCGAATACGCTCGAATCCCTGATAATCCGTGGGCTTTTGTGTAGACCTTTAAGTACACACATCAGGAATGTGGACGAAACAGCCTCAGAGGCAATCCGTGGGTCCACCACACCGGCATGCAGGTTGGCGATCTCCATATTCTTTACCATTGGTGCATGAGCTGTCGGTACGCCAAACATCATGGTCAGAGAGTGGGTAAGCATCGCTTCCACACCTCCCCAAGGATTGATCATTTCC
The genomic region above belongs to candidate division KSB1 bacterium and contains:
- a CDS encoding 4-oxalocrotonate tautomerase family protein, yielding MPYVNVKITKDGVTKSQKEQIVRDITNSLVKTLGKKPEHIHIVIDEVETDNWGFAGMLTTEYRKKPQ
- a CDS encoding DUF3326 domain-containing protein, which translates into the protein VEGSVLTCLLMGTIGLQEVRSNRVMLVMDKREDQRIPELSINTVSTARAAVGIDCPLIVELDEPITMETKYSPSGCAVGRIESLENLFNVMQKYRNEYDAVALHTGIDAPPEFHLEYLKSRGEMINPWGGVEAMLTHSLTMMFGVPTAHAPMVKNMEIANLHAGVVDPRIASEAVSSTFLMCVLKGLHKSPRIIRDSSVFGHSGVLTNADISCLIIPDGCVGLPTLAAMEQGIPVIAVRENKNRMQNCLEDYPFQSGKLFIVDNYLEAVGVMNALKAGVSVESIRRPLADTRCVSSSDQNEHVLREIAEESPEISYLRENDGNSDFTIWRQKQEANIVD